One Mesoplodon densirostris isolate mMesDen1 chromosome X, mMesDen1 primary haplotype, whole genome shotgun sequence genomic region harbors:
- the LOC132482020 gene encoding DNA repair protein RAD51 homolog 1-like, whose protein sequence is MAMQLQLEANADTSVEEESFGPQPISRLEQCGIHANDVKKLEEAGFHTVEAVAYAPKKELINIKGISEAKADKILTEAAKLVPMGFTTATEFHQRRSEIIQITTGSKELDKLLQGGIETGSITEMFGEFRTGKTQICHTLAVTCQLPIDRGGGEGKAMYIDTEGTFRPERLLAVAERYGLSGSDVLDNVAYARGFNTDHQTQLLYQASAMMVESRYALLIVDSATALYRTDSSGRGELSARQMHLARFLRMLLRLADEFGVAVVITNQVVAQVDGAAMFAADPKKPIGGNIIAHASTTRLYLRKGRGETRICKIYDSPCLPEAEAMFAINADGVGDAKD, encoded by the coding sequence ATGGCTATGCAGCTACAGCTTGAAGCAAATGCAGATACTTCAGTGGAAGAAGAGAGCTTTGGCCCACAACCTATTTCTCGATTAGAGCAATGTGGCATACATGCCaatgatgtgaagaaattggaagaaGCTGGATTCCATACTGTGGAGGCTGTTGCCTATGCACCAAAGAAGGAGCTAATAAATATTAAGGGGATTAGTGAAGCCAAAGCTGATAAAATTCTGACTGAGGCAGCTAAATTAGTTCCAATGGGTTTCACCACTGCAACTGAGTTCCACCAAAGGCGGTCTGAGATCATACAGATTACTACTGGCTCCAAAGAGCTTGACAAACTACTTCAAGGAGGAATTGAAACTGGATCCATCACAGAGATGTTTGGAGAATTCCGAACTGGCAAGACCCAGATCTGTCATACGTTGGCTGTAACATGCCAGCTTCCCATTGATCGAGGTGGAGGTGAAGGAAAGGCCATGTACATTGACACCGAGGGTACCTTTAGGCCAGAACGGCTGCTAGCAGTGGCTGAGAGATATGGCCTCTCTGGCAGTGATGTCCTGGATAATGTAGCATATGCTCGAGGGTTCAACACAGACCACCAGACCCAGCTCCTTTATCAAGCATCAGCCATGATGGTGGAGTCCAGGTATGCACTGCTAATTGTAGACAGTGCCACCGCCCTCTACAGAACAGACTCTTCGGGTCGAGGTGAGCTTTCCGCCAGGCAGATGCACTTGGCCAGGTTTCTGCGGATGCTTCTGCGACTTGCTGATGAGTTTGGTGTAGCAGTGGTGATCACCAACCAGGTGGTAGCCCAAGTGGATGGAGCAGCCATGTTTGCTGCAGATCCTAAAAAACCTATTGGAGGAAATATCATTGCTCATGCCTCAACAACAAGACTGTACctgagaaaaggaagaggggaaaccaGAATCTGCAAAATCTATGATTCTCCTTGTCTTCCTGAAGCTGAAGCTATGTTTGCCATCAATGCGGATGGAGTAGGAGATGCCAAGGACTGA